CACAGACTTAGATACACTGACACAGAAACACAGATGCACAGACAGACTCACAGACTCAAACACACAGACACTCAGACACAGAGATAAACTCACAGGCACAGACTGACAGATGTCCAGACACATTAGGTACCCCTGAACCACCAAAGTTCGTGCCCATAGCAACACCTGGAGGAGTAGGAGAGTCTGAGGAGAAGCAGGGAAATAGGGGCCCGAAAGGGATGGGTCCCCCTCATGCCCAGGATGAGCCTGCAGAGTGCCTGCATCTATCATAGAGGTGCCCTGGCTATAGTGTGAAGTGCTCTCGGTGGGGGAAGGAGCTGATCATGGTCTGGAGATCCTGTGCAGCCCCTTGGCGATGTGAAGAGGGAGAAGGAGCAGCTGACGGCCTTCCTGGAGGAGGTAGCTGTTACACTACGGATGGTGATGTGTGGAGAGAAGctaaagggaagggagggatagAGGCGGCTGTGGGGAGTAGGAAGTCAAGTGGGGGGACAGATAACCCCACCAGTTGGATTTGAGAGGTGGCAGGATAGTCCACCCCTGGTGCACTGGGGTCCTGAGGGTCTCCTGGTGGATCAGCTGAGTGGGCAGAAACCGGCACCCTCCTGGTGCAGAGGAACAGGTAGATGATCCAGAGAATGCTGTGTCTGAGCTGGTCATACCCTACTGCATCCGGGGCCCAGGAAAGCTGTGCCCAGTTCAGCCTAAGTGCCAGGCTGGGGTTAGTTGGGGAACATCTGCAGGATCTGAGCCCAGAGCAGTGCTTCTCTCTAGCCCCCACACCCCATATCATGGAAACCGAGACGGACTGACATTTCCCAGCAAAAACGCACCAGGCGCAGGGCAGACCTGAGACAAGATAATTACGGGATGACAGACTAAAAATAGCCCCGTCCACCATTCAGGCTTCTGGGAGGACTCGAGGCAGTGCAGTAAGGGGGCCTTGGGGCTCATCTCACCTGGGGGTCTGCATGGGCCTTGGGACACTGCTCAGGGACCTCAGGCCAGACCTAGGTCAGGGAGGGGTGGCAAGGGGTGTGGTTCATGGTCAGGGGTTCTCAGGCAGCTACTGTGTTTGATGGACAGTCTTTTGGGGGGCTGGtcctggcagctcagggctgactcctggatctgtactcagggatcactctttgagGAGCTCAGAGGACTCTGAGGGGTGCTGggcatcgaacctgggttggccacatgcaagaccagcaGCTAAGCCTTGTCCTGTCTCCTTGGCCCTGCTGAGAGTCTCTGCAGATCCCCAGTGTTGACGCAGGCCCTGGAGAGGCTCAGGCTGAAAGTCTAGCTTGCCTATATCCTCCTGGGCCACAGCTCTAGATGCCGAAGGGATGCAGGTGGGCTCTGGCACCCAGGGGATGGCAGATAAATTGTGTGGAAGGGATCATCTAGGAGGCTCAGCCCTGATCCCCCTTTCTCCCAGGCTACAGAAAATCAGGGCTCCATACTCTGGACCCCTCTGTGGCAATGTGGAGAGCTGGCTGGGACATGGGCTCTGTCCTGAGGCAGGATATCAGGGCTGCCTGTATCCTGCCCACTTCTGCTATGAATAGAATGGGGGCCCAGGCcagcagaggtgctcaggagcgtGTGGGCACTCAGGGCAGAACGGGGAGCTGTAGGTCCCAGCTGGTGGTCTGACAGTGCTGTAGATACCTTCTGGGGGTGTACAGGGGGTACAGGAGTAGCTGGTCTGCTCTGCTAGCCAGAGACCCTGGGTTCTGGCTAGCAGGGGCTCTGGGGGATTGAGGGGATTCAGCCCAACTGCAGGAAGGTCTGGTTGGCAGTACTGGGGACATATCTTAAGCTCAGGCAGAGCACTGCATGGTGGGGCACTGTGGTGAATATCCGGAGAcaatctcttctccccattctcACCAGCACTGCCTGCTGCCGGAAATCCTGGGAAGCAGAGCCAAGAGGCAGCTGTGTGGTGCCCACACTCCACCGGAGGTACCCGTTGCTCCACAGGGAGGGGTCCCCCCCCCAGCTCTCCTCTATGGCCCCTCCCAGAATCTACTGAACTCTCTGGGATGGGGGCAGCTCCCTGCATGGGGCTGGGGTGGGTTGGGGTGTCTGGAACCTGCAAGAATTGCTGGTGGCTTCCCATGCCATCCTCTAAGAGCACCCTGCAGCCTTCGGTTGAAGCCAGTGATCACCGAAGCCAGCTTCACTCTGAGCTCCATCTGGAGAGAGCTGGTGAGGCAGAGCTGGGGTTCAGCACCATGGTCAgcacagggggggggggggaacagttCCCAGCTTGAGAGCCAGACTCAGAGCAGAACAACACCCCCCAGAATGAAGTCCCACTACCTACAGCTAGGAAACTGTGACCAGACCAGCCCCTATCGCTGCCCATCCTGTGTGAGTCCCTTGTCACTGACCATGGACAGTCCTGACCCCACCGGGAGCAGGGGGATCTTGAGAGGAGACAGGCAGAGAGGGTGGGCCAACCCAATAGTGGCCATCTCTCCCCTTCCCGGGTATCCAAACCCATGTGCTGGGCAGCAACGGCTCATCCCCGCTATGCAGATGAGGAGATAAAGACCCTGGTGCTGAGTCTggggtcccccatgccaggaagtGGGTAGAAGTCCAAGGCATAAGGCTCCTTCACCCTGCCATGGCTCCTCTGCTTCAAGAATCCAGCCAGAGCCCTGACAGATGCCCCTAAGGTCTGAGCAGCCTCCCTAGCCCCCCACCCCTCAGCCCAACATCAGAGAGAGGCACACACAAGCTTCCAGAAGTTTACGctttttttattaacaaaatattcCAAAAGTGTCTGTCTTCTAGGAAGGCATTGGGAGTGGGGAGTAAACATTCAGTGCTTGATCAGAGGGCACCGTTTGGGGGTGGTGGCCATGCTGTTCGGAGACCCCCAACCCCCACGGCCCCCCATAGCCTGTACCAGCTAGGAGAATATGGGTTATGGCTTCATGTGAAATATAAATCTGGGGCTGTTAATGTGGGGGCTGGTGGGAGCATGGGCGGAGCGGCCATTGGTCAGCAGTAGGTAAGCTGCCCCAAAGCTGAGGGGCCTCCAGAGGGCAGGCAGAAAGGGGGCATCCCCGGCCAGGACCGGCCATAGGCTGGCTCTGGGGTATAGGGGTCGGCCAGGGGGCGCCCAGGCCTGGCAACTTCGGGGCTCCTGGAGGTCCTGAATGAGAGGCAGAGCAGAGATTTCTGGCCCCCCCCTGGGACTGAGGGGGTCACGATGGGCTCTGGCAGGGCAGGACGGGCCTTATGGCTGGGGGAGGGTGCAGAGCTGGAGGGAGACAAGGCATGACCCCAGCTCCAGCTCGgggagaggcaggcaggcaggcaggcggccGGCGGGCGGGCAGCATCTTCAGCTGCGCCAGCTCTCACACCGGCTCGTCTTCATCTGTCTCTGCCGGGGGGGCCCCTTTGCACTCCTCTTGCTTCTTTATAGGCAGCAGCTTTTTTGGAGGGGCATACATTCAGCAGTGAACTCAGAGAGCCTGTGGACCTGGATGGAGAGAGGAAGACATGGGGTAAGTAAGGGGCAGGGCTGTGTGTGGAGGGACTGGACAGCAGGGGTCGGTGCTGGTTGGGGGGCAGCGGGTTCCTCACCTGTGCTGGTCTCTTGCTGCTCGGAGGAGCCGGAGGACTGGCCAGGTCTCTCAGCCTGTGGGGCTGTGAGTCACTTTCTGCAGGGATCTGACTCACTGACGCTGTGGGAGAGACGGTGACATCAGAACTGCTTCCCACCTGCCAGGATTCccggggtctctctctctctctctctctctctctctctccagtcctcgCCACCCCCTGTCTTCGCCTCCCTGCTCCCACCCCCAGCTCTCCACCGCCCCCTGGAGGCGGCGACTGGCGATGAGGCTCACCTGAAGGGTCCCTGGGCAGGTGTGGCTGACCACCAGGTCCGAGTctgggcctcctcctcctcctgctcctgatGCGGCGGCTGCTGCTGGCGGCTGCGTCTGTGCCAGGCTCTCCCAGGACAGGGAGCAGCACTGCCCCATGTTGGCCAGCTGCCCTGGcagtggcggcggcggcgagaATGCCAGCCGCTCAGCGACGACTGCGCGGGGTGGGCAGAGGCGGGAAGCAAGTTCTCCCCCAGGGCGTCATCTCCGATGCGGGTGGCCCCGGATCAGTGGGGCGGAGGTGCCCACTGGTTGGCGCTGCCCGGATCTTGTGTTTCTGGGTCCAGGCGCGGAGTAGAAGGAGGCAGCCTGGGGTTTGCTGCTGTGGCCTGAGAGAGGGTGAGGGGGCCAGCCCCAGAAGACAGACAGGGCTGGGATGCTGGACAGGGTCTGGAGGGCCGGAGGGAGGGCCGGGCCCATGTGAATGAGGTGAGTGCGTGTGCGAGGACCAGAGGGAGGGCCAGGCCCACATGAATGAGGTGAGTGCGTGTGCGAGGACCAGAGGGAGGGCCAGGCCCACATGAATGAGGTGAGTGCGTGTGCGAGGACCAGAGGGAGGGCCAGGCCCACATGAATGAGGTGAGTGCGTGTGCGAGGACCAGGCTAAGGGTGCTGAGGTGGAGGGACGGAGGTCCCCTGGCAGGGGGTCAGCCCCGCTGCAAAGTCCCACTTGGAAGAAAACAAGGCCGTGGCCAGGTGTGGCGGGCAGGCCGGCGCAGCTGCCCCTTACTCGGGCTGGGTCCGGTCACTGGCCACGGACTCGCTCGTGAGGGCGGGCGTGAGGGcggcctcggcctcggcctcggcctcCTCCTCGTCGTCGTCGGCGGGCTCGGGGCCCTGCTCCAGGCCGTCCTGCACCTCCTGGCCCCGCTGGATGAGCTGCTCCAGCGTCTTGGGCAGCGGGTGGCGCAGGAAGCGCTTGAGCTTGGGCTGCAGCGTGCCCACCACGTACTGGATGATCTCCTCCTCGTCGGCGTCCACGTAGAGCGTCTGGTACAGGTCCCGCTTGCGCCAGAGGAACTGGTCCAGGGGCTCGCCCTGCTTCTGCGGCAGGTCCAGCTCGCGCTGGATGGCCTCGCGGGACAGCGTGCCCTCGCTGTACTGCAGGAACTCCTTCTTGAAGTCCACCCAGTTCTTGACGGAGCCCTGCTTGAACTCCCACCACTTCTTGGCCGGCCCGTTCATGTGGTTCTGGATCTGCGAGAGCCAGTACTCCTCGGAGCCGCCCACCTGGCGCAGGTAGTCCTCCAGGTGGCTGAGGAACTCGCGGGGGTCCTCGAAGACCTGCGTGTCCACGCCGGGGCTGGCGGGCTCGTCGTCCTCGTCCCAGGGCGGGTAGTCCTGCGCCTGCAGCTGCCCCTGCGCCGGCGGCGAGGTGAGCGCGTAGGGGCTGACCGGGCAGTCGTAGGCGTCGGGGACCCCCAGGCCCGCGGGCACGGCGTGCTGGCGGGCCGGCTCGCCGCCCACCGGGTACTTGGCGCCCGCGGCCTCCAGCCGGTCGGCCCAGCGCTCCAGCCGGTAGAAGACCTCGCGCCACACGTGGATCTCGCGCTTGACCCAGCGCTCCAGGTGCGCCACGGTCTCCTGGCAGCGGCTCAGGCAGGCCTTGATGGACCTCTTCCAGCGCTGCGAGTCGCCCGCGGGCACGTAGCCGTCCAGGTTGCTCTCCAGCTTGCCCACCGAGCGGTGCAGCCCCTTGAGCTCGCGCTCCACCTGCCGGGACACCTCGGTCAGCAGGTGGCGGTGCGTGCGGCGGACGTGCTCCAGCATCTCGGCCCGGCACTTGCCGATCTGCAGGACCACGTTGGGCTTGGCGGCCGGGCCGGGGTAGGCGTGGAGGCCGCCGGCCGTCATGCGGTCCAGCTCCATGCTGCGGGCgggcggacggacggacggacggaaggaCGCGGGGACGGGGTCGAGGAGCTGGGCGACCGGCgggcggacggacggacggacggaaggaCGCGGGGACGGGGTCGAGGAGCTGGGCGACcggcggacggacggacggacggacgcggGGACGGGATCGGGGAGCTGGGCGACCGGCGGCGCTCTGGAGGGCCGAGGGCCAAGGGCGGGCGGGCGGTCCGGCTCAGCGCTGGCTCCCGGCTCGGTTCCGattcggctcggctcggctcggctcgccCGGTGCTCGCCGCAAGAAGCGCTCGCCGCTCTGCGCCTCCGGAGCGCGCCGCGTCCCTTTTATGCGGCAGCAGCTGCCGTGGGCCGGGCCTGCCGGGCGCGCCGCCCATCGGGCCCCACCCCGGCCCCGCGCCGCCCCGCAGCCCGCGGTGACTCACGCGCGCCCCCCGCGCCGCCCCCCGCGGGACCAGAGGGACGGGCCAGCCCGGAGGGTGGGCGCGTGGGTACCTGCGCGCGGACCCGGGTCCAGAAGCAGGCGGGTCCCGCCTCTCCGCCCTCGGGGGTCTGCACTGGGCCGGCTTCCAAACGGGGGTGTCTTCGCATGATTTCACAGGTGTTCATGTCTGCATACACGCGTGCACATGCATGCGCTCCCAAGGGCCGGGTCTCACACCCTCCCAGGCCCAGAGGTGACCTCGCACCCTCTCCAAGCCCACCCTGTCAAGCCCTGCTCCCCCCTCTCCTTAGTGGCTGcttcagacccccccccccccacacacacacacactggatttGTGATGGGGCTCACACTCTAGAAGTAggcaaggaagaaggaagaggcgAGACCCTCCTCAGTCTTTGGAATTATGTGGGGTGGGGGCCCTGAATtcagacacccccccccacacacacacactggatttGTGATGGGGCTCACACTCTAGAAGTAggcaaggaagaaggaagaggcgAGACCCTCCTCAGTCTTTGGAATTATGTGGGGTGGGGGCCCTGAATTcagacccccccacacacacacacactggatttGTGATGGGGCTCACACTCTAGAAGTAggcaaggaaggaggaagaggtgaGACCCTCCTCAGTCTTTGGAATTATGTGGGGTGGGGGCCCTGAATTcagacccccacacacacacacactggatttGTGATGGGGCTCACAGTCTAGAATTAGGCAAGGAAGAAGGAACAGGCGAGACCCTCCTCAGTCTTTGGAATTATGTGGGGTGGGGGCCCTGAATTCCCCTCCCAGGAATTTTCCCAAGAGAAAACCCAGGAAGAAAGTTCCAGACTTAGGAGAGAGGGGGAGCAGAGGGAgcagggggaggaaggaggggggtGAGGGAgcaaggggaggaaggaggagcaggGAGACTGGGAGGCCTGCATGGTGCTGACAGCGCTGCTCTGGCTCTCCGCAGGGCGCCTTATAAGGAATATGGGGCTCCGGAAGTAGAGAGTCCCCGGGAAGCTCCTCCTGCCTCCTGGCAACCGCCAGCAGAGCTGCAAGGTGGGGGGAAGGCCCAGGATGTCCTTGCCCTTGCGGAACAACTCAGGGAGGGGAGCCCTGCACCTAGGTGTTGTTTTACCAGGTAGCTGTGCCCGTGCCAAGGACAGCCAGTTCTCCATGACCATCTTGGCCCTACTCACAAACACAAGTGACCCCCACGCAGCGCCCCCAGATACTCATGCCCCCCACTCGGTGCCCAAAACACTCATGGCCCCACTCAGCCCCCTGATACACTCATGTCCTCGCTTAGCCACTTAATGTCCCCACTCAGCCCCTAGATGCACTCATGGTCTCCCACTCAGCCCCTGAAACATTCATGCCCCCCACTCAGTGCCCAAAACACTCATTCTCCCCACTCAGCCCCTGACATTCTCATCTCTCCACTCAGCTCCTCTAAACACTCATTCCTCCCACTCAGGCCCCTCGCACTCTCGTCCCCCCACTCAATTTTGAAACACTCATGTCCCTCTCGGGTCCCCCCGGTCCCCACGAGTTCACCCCAACCTCTCACTAGCTCTTCGCCTGCTCTCACCGTGCAGGCACAGAGCACCCACTCTGGACCCCTTCCCACCCGCGTCCCCTTGGACGACCCCCTTCCCGCCTTCTGGGGATCCCCCAGCCCGCCTGCCTTTGTTCtgacgggggggggggcagcatctTTCTGTCACAAATCCCCAAACCACTCTGGCGTTTCTAATTCCAGGCGAGTGGGTGGGCAGGGGAGGGAGGGTGCAGGGAGGGAGCCAGGCAGAGAAGCTACTGGAACAGGGAATGCCAGCCCAGGCGGGTTTCCCAGGAGCAGGGGCTGCAGTGGTGGCCAGCACGGGtcccttcttcccaccccaccAGGACAGGACCGCCTCTGAGAGGGGCAGCGGGAGGCCCGGGTGGAGGCACCATTACAGGGTGTCTGTCTCCTGTGGGCAAAGGTTCCAGCAGCCCTGCACACGGACCCGGGCTACTCAGGGGCAAGGCTCTTTTCGCCTCCTCAGAGGATACTGCCCAGTATGGGGTGGGCATAGCCCCCGCACAGCTCAGAgagaagctgggggggggggggtaggcgGGAGGCAGCATCGGCTTGGAACACTTAATCGCTGCCCAATTATCGCTGCAGAAGCCCCGGGTTTGGCAAACCCCCACACTGCACTGCGGCCAGCCTCTTTCTCCCGCCCCCACGgaggtggggaggtggggggcTGGGGCAAGAGGGCTCCCTGGCCCTGCCAGAGGTGGCTGACTCCGACTGGGGTGCTGCTGGTCTGTGCTGGGAGGCCCTGAGAGCCAAGCTGCTTCTCTGTCCTTCAGGGAGGTTATAGGTGTGGGCAATTTTGAGCACATGTGGGGGCGGGGGTCCCCACTTCTGACTCTACCTGCTGCTCCAGGACCCTGAGATTCAGTTCCAAGGGGGTCTCCCCAACTCTGGTATCAGGGGCTCCGTGCTCCAACTCTAGGCCCCTCCTGGCTCCCACCCCAAAGCCTCCTGAGGCTCATCTCTTCCCCTCACGTGTTCATCGCGCCCTGGACCGTCCAGTGTCCTCTGAGACTTGCCTACAGCAGAGTCCCAGGCACGGCCTCTCAGCTGCCACTTCCAGAGCCACACGTGTGTTCGTGCAGGTGCACACAGCGAGGCCTCTCCACTCTGAGCCTGTCTTGCTGGGGGAAGGCAGTGGCCTCTCTCCGCTTGCCTAGCCATGCCCCGGCCTAGATGCTGGCCTGCTGGGAGGGCCCTCTGGGAAGGGGAGATGCCCTCTCAGTATCTGCCACCCCTTCTTCCCTGGCCAAGGCAGAGACGCCTTTGGCTTCCCAGGGGACCTTGGGAGACCTGGTCAGGACTCTCCAAGCAGGGCTGCCTCTGCATTGCCTGCCCTCAAGGTAGGTAGAACAGGTGGGTGTCCAGGGCGAACACACTAGAGAGAGTGAGGGGTTTGGCTGACACGAGGGTCTGGAAGGGCACGGGGACATGGTATACCTGCTGGCCCCCCACCCAGCCTCCTGCAGGCAGCCCCTGGAGTGAAAATGGGCAGAGCCCCTGGGAGAGGGCTGCTGGGACTGGATGAGCAAAGGGTGGCCATGACTGGACAGACAGAAGGTGGGAGGGACTGGACAGGCAGAGGACGGCTGGGGCAGAGCAGGCAGAGCCCCATGGACATGGACGATGGGGTGGGCccagaggagggagatgggagggacAGTGGGATCCTcatggggaccccccccccagtacATATGCTCAGCAGCTCCTGGGCCCTATGAGCGGCCAAAGGctgggcagagctcagggcaCCCCTGGAGTGCCCAGGGCGGAGACAAGATCTGGAGCCTTGAGCGCAGGCAGCACTGGGGTGGCTCAGCACCCCGGAACTGCAGGAACATGCTCTCTCCACTCACCCCCTTTCCTCTTCTCCAGGCTggcggggggtggtggtggtggtggtgctgtcCCTGGAACATGAGGCCTGTTCCAGGCCCCCCACGCCAGACCTCCTTCCTGCCGCCTGCCATAGCGCTGCCTCCAGCCCAG
This is a stretch of genomic DNA from Suncus etruscus isolate mSunEtr1 chromosome 5, mSunEtr1.pri.cur, whole genome shotgun sequence. It encodes these proteins:
- the ARC gene encoding activity-regulated cytoskeleton-associated protein; the protein is MELDRMTAGGLHAYPGPAAKPNVVLQIGKCRAEMLEHVRRTHRHLLTEVSRQVERELKGLHRSVGKLESNLDGYVPAGDSQRWKRSIKACLSRCQETVAHLERWVKREIHVWREVFYRLERWADRLEAAGAKYPVGGEPARQHAVPAGLGVPDAYDCPVSPYALTSPPAQGQLQAQDYPPWDEDDEPASPGVDTQVFEDPREFLSHLEDYLRQVGGSEEYWLSQIQNHMNGPAKKWWEFKQGSVKNWVDFKKEFLQYSEGTLSREAIQRELDLPQKQGEPLDQFLWRKRDLYQTLYVDADEEEIIQYVVGTLQPKLKRFLRHPLPKTLEQLIQRGQEVQDGLEQGPEPADDDEEEAEAEAEAALTPALTSESVASDRTQPE